The following coding sequences lie in one Hyalangium ruber genomic window:
- a CDS encoding amino acid adenylation domain-containing protein translates to MSAIDGFLSSLRKQDVRLWLEGERLRFSAPPGVMTPELQGQMKARKEEIIAFLQQAGQSLRSAAEIIPTGPREGDLPLSSGQQRLWFLEQLQGPSGAYNMPAALRLDGTLDPGALQRSLDEIVRRHEVLRTSYGQVQGRPVQRILPATPVSMPQVDLQRLPPSERQEEVRRRAAEEARKPFDLTRDMPLRLCLLRLGEREHVLLLTLHHIASDGWSIGVLIRELAEFYRAFTSDKAPSLPELSIQYADFARWQHQLAASGALQPQLTYWREHLAGAPSLLELPTDRPRPAAQRFHGATRRFTVPAELTARLKQLSREAESTLFMTLLATFGVLLSRYSRQKDVVIGAPIANRLPQTEPLMGLFVNTLPLRLSLESSPSFSELLSQVRRTTLAGYAHQALPFEQLVEVLQPTRDLSHHPLFQVLFTLQNTPSERLALPGLTVELLEIESGTSQFDLSLSMAETPQGLVSELNFDSDLFDDATIERMTGHFLSLLSAAVADPSQPASRMPLLTEGERTRLLREWNATTREVTPPHSLHGLFEAQVARRPEAVAARFETRALTYGELDERANRLAQHLRGLGVQPGQRVGIFLERSLELLVGLLGILKAGAAYVPLDPLYPAERLAHILEDSGVTVLLTEPELAPQAPSHKARTVLLADAADAPSSALQLPIASEHLAYVLYTSGSTGKPKGVAVPHGAVVNFMHSMRRQPGMTEQDTLFAVTTIAFDISVLELFLPLSVGACVVIASRETAVDGTRLLPALAASRATVMQATPSTWRMMLALGWTGNPALKMLCGGEALPTDLLAPLRTRGSALWNMYGPTETTIWSTLSRVEEKGRLTIGRPIDNTQVYVLDESLQPVPLGVVGSLYIGGQGVAQGYLNRPELTAERFVPDPFGTVPGARLYCTGDLVRALPDGTLEFLGRGDGQIKLRGHRIELGEIEARLAQHPGVQEVAVRLWDVAGSPELVAYFRPGSGAAPDAQALREHLRPHLPAYMIPTHFVSLETFPRTNNGKLNRQALPPPTASQRAAADFQAPRTPLEIRLAEIWREVLAVAQVGLSDNFFDLGGHSMKAVQVLARVQEEWRVDVSLRVLFEQPTLGAMAKHLEAQQPGKAAASPPPLVALPRQARRVQATSRAELNLPEPSKKQD, encoded by the coding sequence GTGAGCGCGATCGACGGCTTCCTGTCCTCTCTGCGCAAGCAGGACGTGCGGCTGTGGCTGGAGGGCGAGCGCCTGCGCTTCAGCGCTCCCCCTGGGGTGATGACCCCGGAGCTGCAGGGCCAGATGAAGGCACGCAAGGAGGAGATCATCGCGTTCCTCCAGCAGGCCGGGCAGTCCCTGCGGAGCGCGGCGGAGATCATCCCCACCGGTCCCCGAGAGGGAGACCTGCCCCTCTCCTCCGGCCAGCAGCGGCTGTGGTTCCTGGAGCAGCTCCAGGGGCCAAGCGGGGCGTACAACATGCCCGCCGCCCTGCGCCTCGACGGCACGCTCGACCCAGGCGCCCTGCAACGGAGCCTGGACGAGATCGTCCGACGGCATGAAGTCCTGCGGACGAGCTACGGCCAGGTGCAGGGGCGCCCCGTTCAGCGCATCCTGCCCGCGACTCCCGTGTCGATGCCTCAGGTGGACCTCCAGCGGTTGCCGCCCAGCGAGCGGCAGGAGGAGGTCCGTCGACGGGCAGCGGAAGAGGCGCGCAAGCCCTTCGATCTGACGCGAGACATGCCGCTGCGCCTGTGCCTGCTTCGGCTCGGCGAGCGCGAGCACGTGTTGCTGCTAACGCTGCACCACATCGCCTCGGATGGGTGGTCCATCGGGGTGCTCATCCGTGAGCTGGCGGAGTTCTACCGGGCCTTCACTTCCGACAAGGCGCCCTCGCTGCCCGAGCTCTCCATCCAGTACGCCGACTTCGCCCGCTGGCAGCACCAGCTCGCGGCCAGTGGAGCCCTTCAGCCGCAGCTCACCTACTGGCGAGAGCACCTCGCCGGGGCGCCATCCCTGCTGGAGCTCCCCACCGATCGCCCCCGCCCCGCGGCGCAGCGCTTCCACGGCGCCACCCGGCGCTTCACGGTCCCAGCGGAGCTCACCGCGAGGCTCAAGCAGCTCAGCCGCGAGGCGGAGTCCACGCTGTTCATGACGCTGCTGGCCACCTTCGGCGTGCTGCTGTCGCGCTACAGCCGTCAGAAGGACGTCGTGATCGGCGCTCCCATCGCCAATCGGCTCCCTCAGACGGAGCCGCTCATGGGGCTCTTCGTCAACACGCTCCCCCTGCGTCTCTCGCTGGAGTCCTCGCCCTCTTTCTCTGAGCTGCTGAGCCAGGTGCGCCGTACCACGCTGGCGGGATACGCCCATCAGGCGCTGCCCTTCGAGCAGCTGGTCGAGGTGCTCCAGCCGACTCGTGACTTGAGCCACCACCCTCTGTTCCAGGTGCTGTTCACGCTGCAGAACACGCCCTCCGAGCGCCTCGCGCTGCCCGGGCTCACGGTCGAACTCCTGGAGATCGAGAGCGGGACTTCACAGTTTGATCTGTCGCTCTCGATGGCTGAAACACCCCAAGGCCTCGTCAGCGAGCTGAACTTCGACAGCGACCTGTTCGACGACGCGACCATCGAGCGGATGACGGGACACTTCCTGTCGCTGCTGTCCGCCGCCGTGGCGGATCCCTCTCAGCCCGCCTCCCGCATGCCCTTGCTGACCGAGGGCGAGCGAACCCGCCTGCTGCGCGAGTGGAACGCCACCACGCGCGAGGTGACTCCTCCGCACAGCCTGCACGGCCTGTTCGAGGCCCAGGTGGCGCGGCGCCCGGAGGCCGTCGCCGCCCGCTTCGAGACGCGCGCGCTGACCTATGGCGAGCTGGACGAGCGGGCCAACCGGCTGGCACAGCACCTGCGCGGCCTGGGCGTGCAGCCTGGACAGCGCGTGGGCATCTTCCTCGAGCGCTCCCTGGAGCTACTCGTGGGCCTTCTGGGCATCCTCAAAGCGGGCGCGGCCTACGTCCCACTCGACCCGCTCTACCCCGCAGAGCGCCTGGCGCACATCCTGGAGGACAGCGGCGTCACGGTGCTGCTGACCGAGCCCGAGCTGGCTCCGCAGGCGCCCTCGCACAAGGCTCGCACCGTTCTGTTGGCGGACGCCGCCGACGCCCCCTCCAGCGCGCTCCAGCTGCCCATCGCCTCGGAGCACCTGGCCTATGTGCTCTACACCTCGGGCTCCACTGGCAAGCCCAAGGGGGTGGCCGTTCCACACGGCGCGGTCGTCAACTTCATGCACTCGATGCGGCGCCAGCCGGGGATGACCGAGCAGGACACGCTCTTCGCGGTGACGACCATCGCCTTCGACATCTCCGTGCTGGAACTGTTCCTCCCCCTGAGTGTCGGAGCGTGCGTGGTCATCGCCAGCCGGGAGACGGCGGTGGATGGCACGCGACTGCTGCCAGCGCTGGCGGCCAGCCGGGCCACCGTGATGCAGGCCACGCCTTCCACCTGGCGGATGATGCTGGCGCTGGGCTGGACCGGGAACCCCGCGCTGAAGATGCTCTGCGGCGGTGAGGCCCTTCCGACCGATCTCCTCGCGCCGCTGCGCACTCGTGGCTCGGCGCTGTGGAACATGTACGGCCCCACGGAGACGACGATCTGGTCCACCTTGTCGCGCGTGGAGGAGAAGGGCCGTCTCACGATCGGCCGGCCCATCGACAACACCCAGGTGTACGTGCTGGACGAGTCCCTCCAACCCGTGCCTCTGGGCGTGGTGGGCTCGCTGTACATCGGCGGGCAGGGCGTGGCGCAGGGCTATCTCAACCGCCCGGAGCTGACCGCTGAGCGCTTCGTACCGGATCCCTTCGGCACGGTGCCGGGTGCCCGGCTCTACTGCACGGGCGACCTGGTGCGCGCGTTGCCGGATGGAACGCTGGAGTTCCTGGGCCGCGGGGATGGGCAGATCAAGCTGCGGGGTCATCGAATCGAACTGGGAGAGATCGAAGCCCGGCTGGCCCAGCACCCAGGTGTTCAAGAGGTCGCGGTGCGGCTGTGGGACGTGGCGGGCAGCCCGGAGCTGGTCGCCTACTTCAGGCCTGGCAGCGGCGCCGCGCCCGACGCGCAGGCGCTCCGCGAGCACCTGCGGCCCCACCTGCCGGCCTATATGATCCCGACGCACTTCGTGTCGCTGGAGACCTTCCCGCGCACGAACAACGGCAAGCTCAACCGTCAAGCGCTTCCGCCTCCCACGGCTTCCCAGCGCGCGGCGGCCGACTTCCAGGCCCCGCGCACGCCTCTGGAGATCCGCCTGGCGGAGATCTGGCGGGAGGTGCTCGCCGTCGCGCAGGTGGGCCTGAGCGACAACTTCTTCGATCTGGGAGGCCATTCGATGAAGGCCGTTCAGGTGCTCGCCCGTGTCCAGGAGGAATGGCGCGTGGACGTGTCCCTGCGCGTCCTCTTCGAGCAGCCCACCCTCGGAGCCATGGCCAAGCACCTGGAGGCTCAGCAGCCAGGAAAGGCCGCCGCCTCGCCTCCGCCACTCGTTGCCCTGCCCAGGCAGGCTCGCCGCGTCCAAGCCACCTCGCGCGCCGAGCTCAACCTCCCCGAGCCCTCCAAAAAGCAGGACTGA